One Gloeobacter morelensis MG652769 DNA window includes the following coding sequences:
- a CDS encoding GspE/PulE family protein → MQGYTLPPELKLPVADSPGIGVVLLPESLDWNLIRSLSGKLAEELRSLVPLAFYNKQLYLGSFSALTEADLRRLREKLPCDIRALTLASSEVRRWWQIGRERLPEYFQSAGGGGLEPLAASEPSVAITIGSDGTPEGKRISAQLQRLLNEALKSRASDIHLESQEDGLRVRFRIDGLLREMGTFPVAESKALISRVKVLAELDIANHRSPQDGRVTQEINGQLVDLRVSTLPCLHGEKAVLRLLPKNNTFTLLEELGFDAADLATYRGWLSRAQGLILITGPTGSGKTSTLYTSLRGILKPECNIVTIEDPIEYQLAGINQVQVHPKAGLTFASGLRSILRQDPDIIMVGEIRDLETAQTVFQAAMTGHLVLCTLHTNDAPSAVSRLLDMQVEPYLIAGALVGVVAQRLVRRVCRHCGEPYCPDSVDLQRLKLDAHPEYANVPLEWKRARGCQHCFGSGYFGREGIFEVMEVDNHLQGLIHARASNAEITTYLRARNIRSLPEAGIAKVMEGSTTIEELLRVVSV, encoded by the coding sequence ATGCAAGGTTATACGCTGCCCCCGGAATTAAAACTGCCCGTCGCCGACAGCCCCGGCATCGGCGTCGTCCTTTTGCCCGAGTCGCTCGACTGGAACTTGATCCGCTCGCTGAGCGGCAAACTTGCAGAAGAACTGCGCTCCCTCGTGCCGCTCGCCTTTTATAATAAACAGCTGTATCTGGGTAGCTTCAGCGCCCTCACCGAGGCCGATCTGCGCCGCCTGCGCGAGAAGCTCCCCTGCGACATTCGCGCACTGACCCTCGCCTCCTCCGAGGTCCGCCGCTGGTGGCAAATCGGGCGCGAGCGGCTGCCGGAATATTTTCAGAGCGCCGGAGGCGGCGGTCTTGAGCCCCTCGCAGCGTCGGAGCCCTCGGTGGCCATCACCATCGGCTCCGACGGCACCCCCGAGGGCAAGCGCATCAGCGCCCAGCTGCAAAGGCTCCTCAACGAAGCACTCAAAAGCCGCGCCAGCGACATCCACCTCGAATCGCAGGAAGACGGCCTCAGGGTGCGCTTTCGCATCGACGGCCTCCTGCGCGAGATGGGCACTTTTCCGGTTGCCGAGAGCAAAGCACTCATCTCGCGGGTCAAGGTGCTTGCCGAACTCGACATCGCCAACCACAGAAGTCCCCAGGACGGCCGGGTCACCCAAGAAATCAACGGCCAGCTGGTCGATTTGCGCGTGAGCACCCTGCCCTGCCTGCACGGCGAAAAGGCCGTTCTGCGGCTGCTGCCCAAGAACAACACCTTCACGCTGCTGGAAGAGCTGGGTTTCGACGCGGCGGATCTGGCCACCTACCGCGGTTGGCTCAGTCGCGCCCAGGGGTTGATTTTGATCACCGGTCCCACCGGTTCGGGCAAGACCAGCACGCTCTACACCAGCCTGCGCGGCATCCTCAAGCCCGAGTGCAACATTGTCACTATCGAAGATCCGATCGAATACCAGCTGGCCGGCATCAACCAGGTGCAGGTGCACCCGAAGGCGGGACTCACCTTCGCCAGCGGCCTGCGCTCGATTCTCCGGCAGGATCCCGACATCATCATGGTGGGTGAAATCCGCGACCTGGAGACCGCCCAGACGGTATTCCAGGCGGCGATGACCGGCCACCTGGTGCTGTGCACGCTGCACACCAACGACGCGCCCAGTGCTGTGAGCCGCTTGCTCGACATGCAGGTGGAACCGTATTTGATCGCCGGGGCACTGGTGGGGGTGGTCGCCCAGCGGCTGGTGCGCCGGGTGTGCCGCCACTGCGGCGAACCGTACTGCCCCGACAGCGTCGATCTGCAGCGGCTCAAACTGGACGCCCATCCCGAGTACGCCAATGTTCCGCTCGAATGGAAGCGCGCCCGCGGCTGCCAGCACTGCTTCGGGTCGGGCTACTTCGGCCGCGAGGGCATCTTCGAGGTGATGGAAGTCGACAACCACCTGCAGGGGCTCATCCACGCCCGCGCCTCCAACGCCGAAATCACCACCTACCTGCGCGCGCGCAACATCCGCTCGCTGCCCGAGGCCGGCATCGCCAAGGTCATGGAGGGCAGCACCACCATTGAGGAACTTCTGCGGGTTGTGTCAGTCTAG